A genomic segment from Lignipirellula cremea encodes:
- a CDS encoding nucleotidyl transferase family protein codes for MLEPRLIQLLAGQTPWVAHPGASAGAPSLLLPGSFNPLHQGHLEMARYAERRWGESPAFELSVVNVDKPRLTTEEIERRLQQFRRRTVFVTAAPTFVEKAVLFPGVRFLVGADTIARAGDVRYYGGDALALQNAIARLAGAGCRFVVFARSVAGRLLHLENLDLPDRLRDLCEQTSPGDFQVDVSSTELRNGRSPQEDSDGPAEA; via the coding sequence ATGCTGGAACCCCGCCTGATCCAACTGCTGGCCGGCCAGACGCCATGGGTCGCCCACCCGGGTGCATCCGCAGGTGCGCCGTCGCTGCTGCTGCCGGGGTCGTTTAACCCGCTACATCAGGGGCATCTGGAGATGGCCCGTTATGCCGAACGCCGCTGGGGAGAATCGCCCGCGTTTGAATTGTCGGTCGTCAATGTCGACAAGCCGCGTTTGACGACGGAGGAAATTGAACGCCGGCTGCAGCAATTCCGCCGGCGGACCGTTTTTGTGACCGCCGCGCCGACCTTCGTGGAAAAGGCGGTTCTCTTTCCTGGAGTACGGTTTCTGGTCGGCGCCGACACCATCGCCCGGGCGGGCGACGTGCGGTACTACGGAGGCGACGCGCTCGCCCTGCAGAACGCGATTGCCAGGCTCGCCGGCGCCGGTTGTCGCTTCGTCGTGTTCGCCCGATCGGTGGCGGGGCGGCTGCTGCATTTGGAGAATCTGGATCTGCCGGACCGGCTGCGCGATCTGTGCGAACAAACCTCGCCGGGCGACTTCCAGGTGGATGTGTCTTCGACCGAATTACGGAACGGACGTTCGCCACAAGAGGACAGCGACGGCCCTGCCGAAGCGTAA
- a CDS encoding mechanosensitive ion channel domain-containing protein encodes MRRTSAATCRLLAALFVVASVAILGSGSLSAQPPTPALPQELPPTRDEIEQAQQRLQNDTQVVEEDRVRLNEAYQKTLEFLKSRQDWQARADAFKSAAENAPKTIEETQKKLDSADVPLDFSQLDRAAQQQMLLEQEAALRVKEEEIAKREAAPKAEDRLNTVIPERLLAITQRQAEITAILADPPGDTPASLAKRKSLLAEKAALQAEADTLAAERQTFGATAELRALERRLATREVQRLTHNVKLLREAIDAARLKQAALEAKAAADLAAAVQGRILRAYAEQNSELASRRETLATTLKELNEQIEVTDAELRQIRTDFERIEKRLTQSGVNTAMGLVLQKQRASLGAPQAYRNSIRARQQLMGQLQVETYNLEELESEIPQFAAAAQAAANSASLEAGADELALQQAVETLVANRQDYIGQLQQDNDLYFRRLVELDTLETDLLRLTQNFEAFIKEQVLWVPNRQPINRDDLGRVWLAVSRRLTPHRLAQEWKSLSQVIWAHWGWLLAAMLLVGSIFFVERRIKARLDGINQMLDEDKNYSFTPTLQCIFFTLLGAALWPGVLLLLGNMLSSSKSATTLWLAAGESLYQTSLLLFALDAIRKTCRRGGLAIAHFGWEQASVLRFHHRIRWVLWMAVPLTFAILMLRNDLVSLEKAAVARVLFLIGMVALLIGLPLLASPFSRVVRDALGQSSQSWFARMYYVWLAITAAIPATLAILTAMGYSYTASQMAGRIFGAFCVLYGVMCAHAAVVRWLVLARRRLAIVEAEEQARHAAATLENAPSELAESALSHVEVVNPEDIDLTAIDAEQRGLVRNVTLMAVVVLMWILWNDVLPALRFVETISLWKGADGVAINLGNAALAAITIAVTFMVTKTAPSLLETTVLHRMPLDPGARFAITTISRYLFSIMGAVIACHQIGFSWFNVQWFIAAVTVGLGFGLQEIFANFVSGLILLLERPIRVGDVVTVGETTGVVVRIRMRATTIRDWDRKELIVPNKEFITGRLLNWTLSDSTNRLVIEVGVSYSTDVEYARLVLLRVLRRHPEVLKDPSPTVVFDGFMDSSLRMVARLFLENLENRLTVTHELHAQILRAFRDAKIDIPFPQRDLHIRSTVERAQLAGDGNTSKAG; translated from the coding sequence ATGAGACGCACGTCTGCGGCGACCTGCCGTTTGCTTGCCGCCCTTTTCGTGGTCGCTAGCGTTGCCATTCTGGGCAGCGGATCGTTATCGGCCCAGCCCCCAACCCCCGCCCTGCCGCAAGAGCTTCCTCCCACCCGGGACGAGATCGAGCAGGCGCAACAGCGCCTGCAGAACGATACCCAGGTGGTCGAAGAGGACCGCGTGCGGTTGAACGAAGCGTACCAGAAGACCTTGGAGTTCCTGAAGTCCCGGCAGGACTGGCAGGCCCGGGCGGACGCTTTCAAATCGGCGGCGGAGAACGCCCCAAAAACGATCGAAGAGACGCAGAAAAAACTGGACAGCGCTGATGTGCCTTTGGATTTTTCCCAGCTGGATCGCGCCGCCCAGCAGCAAATGTTGCTGGAGCAGGAGGCCGCCCTGCGGGTGAAAGAGGAAGAAATCGCCAAGCGGGAGGCGGCTCCCAAAGCGGAAGATCGGCTGAATACGGTGATTCCGGAACGTTTGCTGGCGATCACCCAGCGGCAGGCGGAAATTACCGCCATCCTGGCCGACCCACCCGGCGACACTCCTGCTTCCCTGGCCAAACGGAAAAGCTTGCTGGCCGAAAAAGCGGCCCTGCAGGCCGAAGCGGATACGCTGGCCGCTGAACGCCAGACCTTTGGAGCGACCGCGGAATTGCGAGCGCTGGAACGACGACTTGCCACCCGGGAAGTGCAGCGCCTGACGCATAACGTCAAACTGTTGCGCGAAGCGATCGACGCGGCGCGCCTGAAACAGGCCGCCCTGGAAGCCAAGGCGGCCGCCGATCTGGCCGCCGCCGTGCAGGGGCGAATCTTGCGCGCCTATGCCGAGCAGAACTCCGAGTTGGCTTCCCGTCGCGAAACGCTGGCGACGACGCTCAAGGAACTGAACGAGCAGATTGAAGTCACCGACGCCGAACTGCGGCAGATTCGCACGGACTTTGAGCGGATCGAAAAACGACTGACCCAAAGCGGCGTCAACACCGCGATGGGACTCGTCCTGCAGAAACAGCGGGCCTCGCTGGGGGCGCCCCAGGCCTATCGCAACAGTATCCGCGCACGCCAGCAGTTGATGGGCCAGCTACAGGTGGAAACGTACAACCTGGAAGAGCTGGAATCGGAAATTCCCCAGTTTGCCGCTGCCGCCCAGGCCGCCGCCAACTCGGCCAGCCTGGAGGCGGGAGCCGACGAACTGGCCCTGCAGCAAGCGGTGGAAACGCTGGTCGCCAATCGCCAGGATTACATTGGCCAGCTGCAGCAGGATAACGACCTGTACTTCCGCCGCCTGGTGGAACTTGACACCCTGGAAACGGATCTGCTGCGACTGACCCAGAACTTTGAGGCCTTTATTAAAGAGCAGGTGCTCTGGGTGCCCAACCGGCAACCGATCAACCGGGATGATCTGGGGCGTGTCTGGCTGGCGGTTTCTCGTCGGCTAACGCCGCACCGCCTGGCCCAGGAGTGGAAGTCGCTGTCGCAAGTGATCTGGGCGCATTGGGGCTGGCTGCTGGCCGCCATGCTGTTGGTGGGCAGCATCTTTTTTGTTGAACGTCGGATCAAGGCCCGTCTCGACGGCATCAACCAGATGCTCGATGAAGACAAGAACTACTCCTTCACTCCCACCCTGCAGTGCATCTTTTTTACGCTGCTGGGGGCCGCCCTTTGGCCAGGCGTACTGCTGCTGTTGGGGAATATGCTGTCGTCGTCGAAGTCGGCGACCACGCTGTGGCTGGCCGCTGGAGAATCGCTTTACCAGACATCGTTGCTGCTGTTCGCCCTGGATGCGATCCGCAAAACGTGCCGCCGGGGCGGTCTGGCGATCGCCCATTTTGGCTGGGAGCAGGCCAGCGTATTGCGGTTCCACCATCGGATTCGCTGGGTGCTGTGGATGGCGGTGCCGCTGACGTTTGCCATTCTGATGTTGCGAAACGACCTGGTCAGCCTGGAAAAGGCGGCCGTCGCCCGGGTGTTGTTTCTGATTGGAATGGTGGCGTTGTTGATCGGCCTGCCGCTGCTGGCAAGTCCTTTCAGCCGGGTGGTTCGCGACGCGCTGGGTCAGTCGTCGCAGAGCTGGTTCGCCCGTATGTATTATGTCTGGCTGGCGATTACGGCGGCCATTCCGGCAACCCTCGCCATTTTGACGGCGATGGGCTATTCGTATACGGCCAGTCAAATGGCGGGACGGATTTTTGGTGCGTTCTGCGTGCTGTACGGCGTGATGTGCGCCCATGCGGCCGTGGTGCGCTGGCTGGTGCTGGCCCGTCGACGACTGGCGATTGTCGAAGCGGAAGAGCAGGCCCGGCATGCGGCCGCCACGCTGGAAAATGCGCCGTCGGAACTGGCGGAAAGCGCCCTGTCGCATGTTGAGGTAGTCAACCCGGAAGATATCGACCTGACGGCGATCGATGCCGAGCAGCGCGGCCTGGTGCGGAACGTCACGCTGATGGCGGTCGTGGTGCTAATGTGGATTCTCTGGAACGACGTTCTGCCGGCTTTGCGCTTTGTCGAAACCATTTCCCTGTGGAAAGGGGCCGACGGCGTGGCGATCAATCTGGGGAACGCCGCGCTGGCTGCGATCACCATCGCCGTCACGTTTATGGTCACCAAAACCGCGCCCAGCCTGCTGGAAACGACCGTCCTCCATCGCATGCCGCTGGATCCGGGCGCTCGATTCGCCATTACCACGATTTCCCGCTATCTGTTCTCCATCATGGGCGCCGTGATCGCCTGCCACCAGATTGGTTTCAGCTGGTTTAACGTGCAGTGGTTTATCGCCGCGGTCACGGTCGGTCTGGGTTTTGGTCTGCAGGAAATTTTTGCCAACTTTGTGTCAGGCCTGATCCTGCTACTGGAACGTCCGATCAGGGTGGGCGATGTGGTGACGGTGGGCGAAACAACCGGCGTGGTAGTGCGAATTCGCATGCGAGCCACGACCATTCGCGACTGGGACCGGAAAGAACTGATCGTCCCCAACAAGGAATTCATTACGGGCCGTTTGTTAAACTGGACGCTGTCGGACAGCACCAATCGGCTGGTGATCGAAGTCGGTGTTTCCTATTCGACCGATGTGGAATACGCCAGACTGGTGCTGCTGCGTGTATTGAGGCGTCACCCTGAGGTACTCAAAGACCCGTCGCCGACCGTGGTGTTTGACGGCTTCATGGACAGCTCCCTGCGGATGGTCGCCCGGTTGTTTCTGGAAAATCTGGAAAACCGTTTGACGGTCACGCATGAACTGCACGCCCAGATTTTACGAGCCTTCCGCGACGCCAAGATCGACATTCCCTTCCCGCAGCGGGACCTGCATATCCGTTCCACGGTGGAACGCGCCCAACTGGCAGGGGATGGAAACACTTCCAAGGCCGGCTAG
- the rimK gene encoding 30S ribosomal protein S6--L-glutamate ligase has translation MKIAILSRNSKLYSTQRLKEACVQRGHEARVIDYLRCYMDITSHNPKLIYQGEPLDGYHAVIPRVGASHTFYGTAVVRQFEMMSVFPTNESTAISRSRDKLRSLQLLSRDGIGLPVTGFANSTKDIDGLINLVGGAPLVIKLLEGTQGIGVILAETQKAAQAVIEAFRGLNANILVQEFIKEAGGSDMRCFVVGGKVIAAMKRQGPPGEFRSNLHRGGSSEKVKLTPEERSTAVRSAKAMGLNVAGVDILRSNHGPVVMEVNSSPGLEGIEAATGIDVAGKIVEFIEKNADAKNTRDKGKG, from the coding sequence ATGAAAATTGCAATTTTATCGAGAAATTCAAAGCTTTACTCGACGCAGCGTTTAAAAGAAGCCTGTGTTCAAAGGGGGCACGAGGCCCGCGTAATTGACTATTTACGCTGCTATATGGATATCACCAGCCATAACCCCAAGCTGATCTATCAGGGCGAACCGCTGGACGGCTACCATGCCGTGATCCCCCGCGTGGGAGCATCCCACACCTTCTACGGAACGGCTGTCGTACGCCAGTTCGAGATGATGAGCGTTTTTCCGACCAACGAGTCGACCGCCATCTCCCGATCTCGCGACAAACTCCGCTCCCTGCAGCTTCTCTCTCGCGATGGGATCGGCCTGCCCGTTACGGGCTTTGCCAATTCCACCAAGGATATCGATGGCCTGATTAACCTCGTCGGCGGGGCCCCGCTGGTGATCAAGCTGCTGGAAGGAACCCAGGGCATCGGCGTGATCCTGGCCGAAACGCAAAAAGCGGCCCAGGCGGTCATCGAGGCGTTCCGCGGCCTGAACGCGAATATCCTGGTGCAGGAGTTCATCAAAGAAGCCGGCGGTTCCGACATGCGCTGCTTCGTTGTCGGCGGCAAAGTCATCGCCGCCATGAAACGCCAGGGCCCGCCCGGCGAGTTCCGCTCCAACCTGCACCGCGGCGGTTCCTCTGAGAAAGTCAAATTGACCCCCGAAGAACGCAGCACGGCCGTTCGCTCCGCCAAAGCCATGGGGCTCAATGTCGCGGGCGTTGATATCCTGCGATCCAATCATGGCCCCGTCGTGATGGAAGTGAACTCCTCGCCCGGACTCGAAGGGATCGAGGCCGCCACCGGCATCGACGTCGCTGGCAAGATCGTCGAGTTCATCGAAAAGAACGCCGACGCCAAAAACACTCGCGACAAAGGGAAAGGCTAA
- a CDS encoding metal-dependent hydrolase, producing MTTTLTWLGHGGWSIASGGAAILLDPFLTDSPVAQAKADEIAADFILVSHGHFDHIADVAGIAQRTGAKVIAAYEVASWLEQQHQVKDTLGMNLGGGVEMPFGRVEMTIAHHSSQLPDGSYGGNPAGFVLTLEGRKVYFACDTALFGDMQLIGARGLDLAVLPIGDLFTMGPADSIEAIRLLRPKRVAPAHYNTWPPIEQDASAWAEQVRTQTSAEPLVLAVGDTIDL from the coding sequence ATGACAACGACTTTGACCTGGCTGGGACATGGCGGCTGGTCGATCGCCTCCGGCGGCGCCGCAATCCTGCTGGATCCGTTTTTGACGGACTCGCCCGTGGCGCAAGCAAAAGCGGACGAGATCGCAGCCGATTTTATTCTGGTTTCGCATGGACACTTTGACCATATCGCCGATGTGGCCGGGATCGCCCAGCGCACTGGGGCCAAGGTGATCGCGGCATATGAAGTCGCCAGCTGGCTGGAACAGCAGCACCAGGTGAAAGATACGCTGGGAATGAATCTGGGAGGCGGCGTCGAAATGCCGTTTGGCAGGGTGGAAATGACGATCGCGCATCACAGTTCCCAATTGCCCGACGGATCGTACGGCGGAAATCCAGCCGGTTTTGTGCTGACGCTTGAGGGGCGGAAAGTCTACTTCGCTTGCGATACGGCCCTTTTTGGCGATATGCAACTGATCGGCGCCAGAGGGCTGGACCTGGCCGTGCTGCCGATTGGCGACCTGTTTACGATGGGTCCCGCCGACAGCATCGAAGCGATCCGGCTGTTGCGGCCGAAGCGCGTGGCGCCGGCCCACTACAACACATGGCCGCCGATCGAGCAGGATGCGTCCGCCTGGGCCGAACAGGTGCGCACCCAGACGTCCGCCGAACCGCTGGTCCTGGCGGTCGGTGATACGATTGACCTGTAG